Sequence from the Uloborus diversus isolate 005 chromosome 8, Udiv.v.3.1, whole genome shotgun sequence genome:
TACTGGTCGAGCTAATTTCTAACCAACATACATCATGGAAtgccattgaaaaataaaataacttttactcGTAGTTTTCCCCATTTAGTgcggtttttatttcttttttaagcattatttcCCATTAGATACTTTTCAGACCAATGTATTATACTACAATAATCTTAAAGgacctttctttttttaacattcaacCCCTTTTTCCAGATTTCCAATCCAAGAAAATGTTTTCATGGTTATGGATACAAATCTTTCTCCTCGCAACGACAACGTCAGCTTCGCTTCTTGACTGTAAAGGGGGCTCGGGAAAAATTCCTCGTCTAGTTCCACATCCAAATAATTGCAGGCGCATATTCGCTTGCACGGATGGCAGGCTCCAGGAATACAGCTGCCCAGAAGGTGAGGTATTTATTGCAAAGGATGGAGAGTGCCGGAAGCAAGAaggctgcaagaaaggtttgttTCCTGAaacaatacttttgaaaaaaatctctttttagcaaactcaaaaataaataaatataaataaaaataaattaattaactaattaattaaccAAAAACATCAACGTAAATCAAAGCACAAATACTACAGTATGTGAGATTTGATTACACTGTTGTTTCAGGTGTACTTTGTTGCACTAAGGTATTAAATAGTTTCTTAATCCttaattttggtttttatttttcctttttacactgtaaaaaatgttgtgtaaccttactccataaaatcggcggcagcttagctgcctccactgctctagAGTACTTTAACTattataactggtgtaaagtaaCACATCGCTTGtgaaaggttacaccatggtaattaactatagcgtaacgtctcactcttttctgcgtaaggttacaccagaattttctgcatGCTTACAGAGGAATTGCTtgaaggttacacattagcaaaaattaaactttcatctGACTCTCTTGAACGGGTACTCATTTATATTATTTTGATATGCAAACAAGACTTTTTGTTTTGCACTAAGAGAAGAACTAGCACCCGATGTCCGAACACAGAACGCGAGTCTCACATACAAGTGGCAGCGCAAGCGTTTTTACCGATCGGCCGCTGAGGCCGGTTTccgtttcgctaataagagtttatgAGCTCTGCGCCGATGATGGTCTTTACGCATGCACTTTGAATTCTACACAAACCATAAAGTCCCAATTTGAGtctttaaaacaatgatactacacacttcagaatttgtTACGTTAGACCCATTAACACTGGTAACCTTATACATTGTTTTACAGTGTATATTtactgaaatttgtttttaaaacgtgtaaaaaaaataggatatatatttttttaaatgtgccatTCCCCCGAAACATTTAGTTTATTATTGTAAACAATGCTGAAAATGTATTGTACAAGGttttcaaagttccatttttttgttaaaatgactATAAAATTAGAGCTGGCATAACTAattcaaatttacctttttttacattcattaactATGAGATCTTCCCTAAAAAAATGCCTCTCCTCAAATGTGTTTCTTACTACTACTAGAGAACTGCATATGAGTTTGTGAATCTATGGATTTTAGCTGTGAGGAAAGAGcaaactgcacttttttttttttttttgagttttagttaGAAGTCTGGCTCTGAGGGGCGAGCGACATAAAAATGAAGCTACTTCATAACTAAGGTGACTATACGTCTCGTTTTGAATGGGACAGTCCCATTATCAGGTATCCTGTGCCATTGTCCCCGCAGATACTGAAATGTCTAGTTTTCTGAAGTGACAAAACGGAGCACTGAATGCTTCACCCAAAAGTCCCTGGGTGCAGCTGTTGAAGCAATTTCATACCATTGAATTAAATCATGGATATGTTTTCAACCAATTTAATTTTTCCCAGTCCAAATGCACTCATAGAAAAGATATTTTAGCTTAtgaccagtggtgttcccatagggtgtACGCCGTGTATACTCAGAAACTGTTTTAAACTTATTaagtatatgatcgcatacacacaTTGTACATAATGGATTACTAGGAGTATGCCCTCGAAAAAATTAGTATTAACATCATTGTTTGTGGACCAGCGAAAAGGCACAACTGTAATTCGCAAATTTTGGTTTAAAAGTAAATTGCATGTAATTCTGCCAAGAATTTCAATCTTAATTAAAATCAGCTGAAACAAATTTGTGCATTGAAAATtacatcgatttttttaaatgttcatttttactttcttttatatctaatatatagaagaaagtattggattcgggcaaattttcgaatttcgaattttgacggattcgaacgttttgaggtgtgctgagttcatttcgactatttttggaaaatgtctgtctgtctgtgtgtgtgtatgtgtgtccgtgtccgtgtgtgtgtgtgtgtgtgtgtgtgtgtgtcaccagttttttgtgaccgctctacaggaaaaattaccgcatgaaatcgaacgaaatttggtacacatatgtgcccctatgtgaacctgtgcccattggtttttggcgcgaattcctccaagggggggggggtggagcaatgggacgttttttgagttacgcatgcttgctattcctcaggaagtaactggcggaatcaaaaaaaatttggtttatatgttgccattaacagaaacaggtgctgattcaattttagtgtcaataattcaaacgggggttgagctatagaaggtttttgtcgtcaattgtgactgctgtatctcaagaaataatgaacggaatgaaagaaaaatttatcggctagtagcccttagtgggtataagagctgattttattttggtgtcaacagctaaagagggggtagcgcaatcgcccgttctttttttccattgtgagtgctctATCTCAAGAATTagtgctgcgttctggttgaaatttataatatatgtgaatccatatgtaaacaggttttggttcaagtttgacgccaatcgctccaaaaggtgttgatttttttttttttttttttttgcgaataaatatGGCTTTATTAAAGCAACAATAAGAAaggtaaatcgtaatagattttcgtctgcgtatttctcgtgattttaattgtatgaaaatgatcggaaatattcattgactaataataagagtagacagagctttctcggacttgctgatgaaaaaattggttcatggatacatcatgtgactagtggaaggcttggcgaaaactttggcagcatggttgctagatggcaggattatctatagtttggcactcgatatgtattttaagacgtaatgtgtttttattataattttttttccaggtgcagagatgattgaactgatgcattattttgacattagtaattagttttcgATCACAGTTTTCaatcacttttatttcattcggaactgctacgtcagcgttggcgtaaacgtaatggcgtaaacgttttgcgttaacgcaaaaatgtactaatcggtatcttaaattgaaattgtaggtaaaaatcttaccgtttgtcgattctttttgggcgcatgcatctttaattgcttagagagttattgaaattgaataaagaaaatgcacaatactatctaaacgaaaaactcgctatattaacaaaatatttacaacttagaataacaaatttacaaatcggactccttaaaagatcattcttccgtgttccatcaattctatttattttatttctcgctcgcgttgatcgtctgctacgatcaacgcccgctgtagctaggatatccaccagtcacatgatttggtttatgagcagcaaaagggttgccattactcttattattagtctatttaaatattatctcactgatttgaaatttttaactgttgccatcttatgtttgttaacaaataaaatatttgtaattaattcaagcaaggcttttaaaataactttcaattttcgctctttgctttgcttttgcaaaaattcagacattgggatggtcgtcaagttttttgcatgtgtaattttgtttttgttgggaatattgcttcctcgtcaagcatggggagggatcagaaaaaaaaacgaaaaatatagaagaaaatttcgtgatggccacaacataccagttgtttttgtttttcataaaacgctaaaaaaataaatgtaaattcaaattaaagttcTAGAAAAGGCCATTTTTACATGCACGTGCAGTTGCCTTAAATTGGTAAATGTGccgttttgaggaaaaaaataaatggtcgGTCACCTTactcatcacaaaaaaaaaaaatggcacgtGCCTATTAAGAATTCAAAAGCCTTCTTCACAGCAAGCTGATTAAACAAAATTCCTTTCAATGTAAATATACCTCCTTTGAATGCAAACATAGACGATCTTCAACCTTGTAAGAGAATTTATAAGACTTAATATAGATggcaagaataaaaatattttcttgccgCATTCTTGCGCAATGAGAATATTTGAGGAACTGTATGTTCTAATAAGAGTGAAATTATTATaagtattttcatattttcacaCGAAAAAAAAGGACCAGGAATGATATGAAAGGTATGAGCACCAAGAGACTAAACTTATCGGCAAACCACTCAATTACTGAACCCTGaaaaaacgaaataattttttttcaaataaagttagATACTTAACTATAGTTGCTTTAGCTTTAATCaataaaagaaacatatttacATAAGAGTACAGATGTATTTTAACTTGGACTCAGGTTCGTGGACCCTTATTTACATTCCATGCACCCTTAATGATGGACCCCTTGGAGATAGGCGTGGGCCCCCAAGGGTCTATGTGACTCACTTTGGAAACTACTGGATCCAACTCGACAACAAGACTGTCATATGTGGAAAGTGAGGTTTGTGCGCAATGCTACAAGCTAACTTAAGCAGCTCACAGAAACAATAAATTCAATGCATGAAATTGAAGAGTCAACTATAGCTaccaaaatgaaatactttacaGAAAAAGGGGATTTTTgagaaaagagaaaattttaattcctcACCAGGTTACAAGCTAACTTGGTTTTTGAAATGCACAGAAACATTAAATTCAATGCATTAAATTGAAGGGTTAAAATTAGATATtgggccattccatgaaaaagttaACGgcactccaaaaataatttcaaaaatgacgaaaaagtactcaaatttgaacatatctcTAGTCAAAATGGCTCCAACTGTgtggtattcaaatttaaaacattcaaatactcatcaaatactcaaatcaacttgtatgctcatttttgaggtacttgtgcttatttttgaatatatgtaataatttcaaaactgaatattatgcactcatttttgagtatgaaataattcagcacactatttgaaaatgtgggtactcatatttgaaacgaaaggtttcaagaaaatttgaaagcatgaatgtacttatttttgaaaacttaatttttctcagTGCGTGTGCcctgcacgtgacggttcatatacttcattaaaaagtaatgattttaaagggtaatgaagaaatgttttgcttaagatatcacacaTAAGTTGGTAATTTGTTAAGCTGAAAAAatgtgttcattaatattttaaagtattatttttaatgacacatatgaggcgtcacgtgcgggacaaaattaccattttccgtggaatggccctactTCACATGAAACGTGCATTTTTAAGAAACGACAAAGTTTTAATTTCTCACTTTTAGCTGAATTCCTCACTTTGTTCGTTTCCAGTTACAAGCTAACTTGAGCTCTTGAAGTGCACGGAAACATTAATTTCAATGCTTTAGATTGAGAGGTTACTTAAATATATCCAAAATTAGATACTTCGCAGAAAAATTGCATTCTGAGAAaagatagaaaaatttaattattctcACTTTCATCTGAATTTCTCTCTTTACTCGTTTCCACTTACAAGCTAATTTGAGCTCTTGAAGTTCAAAGGAACTCTAAATTCAATGCATGAAATTGAAGGGTTAACTTTTTCTACCGAAATGGGATACTTCgtcgaaaaaatgcaattttgagaaaaggtaggacattttaatttctcACTTTCATCTGAATTTCTCACTTTGCTCGTTTCTAGTTGCTGTCTCAATGCAAGCTTACGAATCTTGTCCTGAGGTAAATGGCCCAGATGTTGTCTTATTCCCGCATCCAACTGAATGTGGAATGTACTACCAATGCGACCACGGGGTTGCGTACCCCCGCCAGTGTCCTAAAGGTCTGCACTACAATCCAAAACTTCGAGTATGCGATTGGCCAAAGAACGCTGACTGCAAAGCGAGTAAGTTGTGttatgcaaaaaaatatcaaatattattattatttaagaaaaaaggtTTTATGACTGAGAAACTAAATGTGTGCGTGTGCTTCAAGATAATTCTGGCTCTGTTTTGGGGATTTAAGTTACTAGGGAGCTCTCCGCCCTCTGCTCGCTGAGGGAGGCTCGCCAACCCCCCGCAGATTGTCttgtaatcttttttttataatttgaacaaTATGAAAATCCCAGTCTCACCCGAAGAAAAAGATCGACCAGACTGACTAGCTCCCAAAGTCTCTGATGGGCATCGCAACTTTTCAAGAATTGCAAGAAAGTAAGATGGTTGGCGCTtatttgcaattctgtcttaatTTAGGTCATGGTTGCAATAACGCGGTAAGGAGCTTTACGGATAAATCAAGCTTTTATTTCATACCTATCTAAGCTTTCTCTGCAGGCTCTTGATTtcttctagagacatgactggcttttaccgaaaagattttttaaattttcaaaaatatttcagagaaattttAGGAAGGCTACttacttttagcggaaaacgtcctgttttttgcaaggtaGGGGAAAAGTGGATACAGTGAGATAAGAAAATTCAGTTACTCTTTTATCATTAAGAAAcacagaaattaaattctttcaaatggtacaatatttgtcaCTGTGATGGGTATTGTAAGAGTGGATCTAAAAAAAACTACGAAttcacaaaaacgaaaaaaaaggggggggggggcgaaatgcaattttgtcttaCTGTTCCCACTTACCAGGCGACACATAATTTTTGAATTAgcaaaatttgaaagaatctaaattttcttggaaaaatatgaatgattatTGTCATTTGGTTCTGGTATGAGCAATTGCCTTTGGCATggtaaatttcatgtttttttgacACACAGTAGTTATATATACCACGTAAATGTTTGGACTGAGATAGAATGATTTAGATTATTCTAGAATAGTAAAATGACCTAAAGTGTCATCCAGTGATGTAACATTAGATAAGGGTAGAACGCTTTCACTGTAGCCTTTGTCTATTGATAGTGCAACAGCTTCTTTCTtgtctgtttcagaaaatctccaaaatagCTTATCTGACTCCTTTTTTCTaggcatgttgaaattttgaaatttggaaaaatgtttttacatttggCATATTGtgatgaaacaattaaaaaaaaacataatataagtAGAACAAGTAcgaaatggaaataattttgtgaTATTgaatccttactaataataaagctgaaagtctctctgtctggatgtctggaggatgtctggatgtctggatctctgtgacgcgcatagcgcctagaccgttcggtcgattttcatgaaatttgggacaaagttagtttgtagcatgggactgtgcacctcgaagcgatttttcgaaaattcgatgtggttctttttctattccaattttaagaacaaaattatcataatatggacgagtaaattacgaaattatcataacgtggaaccgtaacatgggcacaagccaatttccaagatacgaaattatcataacgtggaaccgcaccATGGGTACAAgatattggcgagaaaattcaccacacattatttgtaaatatacaggcgaaccaaaagacctcttaatttttctattacgggcagagccgtacgggtaccacttgtagcaaataaaagtcataatttccTTCAAGCATCCTTATTTTGTAGATGCTAggctttcaaactttttttttttttttgcatcaacagGCAACAGGCTAGTTGAAATTAAATGTAATTCAATGTATAACTTctccacttttaatataaaactgCCATGGGAGCAGTGAGCCACAAATTAATGGTGTCTCACTGCTCCTGTCTCACTATTCCCTCATTGAAAAATACAAACTCAATGGCTGACAttctcagacaaaaaaaaaaaaaaagaagaagaagaaaaattaactaTATCATTCCactgctaaaatgaacgttagTCAAAAAGCGaatgtaagattaataacaccAGTCTGTAAAGTTTATCTAAAACAGTTCAGAAGTAGTGCAATAAACACAATGGAGATATTTATTTCGATAGGTTCAAACTATAATGAtatatgaggcagggagaagcaaagggatgcaagtaaactgttttaagtttcgagtaaaacaagTTTTAAGATCagagatcctaggtaggctttcattgaattttttttctaaatcacgctgtacagcagcacctaccagggctactagtacaatctcttgccccaggacagaggagaggttcacctaccatttgtactggttatctccaaattttaaattttgccacttaaatccctttgcttctcactgcctcataattTGTCTTACATGATACTTTCTTACATGAGCAAACTTATTTCTATAACGTTGTTCACAGTATGTGAacttgacttttcaaaagttttaccaggCTGGAAATATACAAACGGAAAATATattgctgttgtctcactgtTCTTCCTATCTCACTGCACTCAATTCTGCTTCTGGCAGAAATTATACTgcccattactttccaggaacgtttctgaattgtttttacagtgtgttgTGTTGTGTGTACATCTGATTGTACGGTTACGCCCACAACCCATACAAATCATTATGTTTTGAATAcacgaaaatgtttcaaagagtTGTTTCTACAATGATACATAAAGGTTCCTTATATTCaaatatggatgcttcacttgccaaaccGATTAACTCCATGAAacgaaaagtagagaaaagttattAAGAAGATGGTGCtatatccataggagtaaataggaccTCGTGCTACATTTTCTGCcgtcacatggtcagaaatgtattgtgagccaaaactttaatataaattcacttgctaagcattgattaagcagtattaaagcagaaatgatgatttttttttaaaagtggagttaatcgatttggcaactgaggcatccatatataaaaattaaaagccaaagtttaacaCTCCGAGAATAGAGTGAAAATATATgagtaacgagctgatgtgtgcaccacatgacttccttctacaccaatttaatgttattcccccattattgcaattttaatgtgattcaagagttaactctctaaatatcaccaacaatggccacattaaaaccaggatttttaaaaaaaatctccaaatatgcCACCagattggtgacaaaacttggcgaccaaaggactggcgatatatcgccaagtacccgccaaattataagaccacttgagtttgcatcaaaattaacaacgatttccccccaaaaaggggcaagagattcctttagaaactcccgaatgcaaccaaaagggaaagtgcataactaaaccccactaggggtctacgtaccaaatttcaactttctaggacataccgttcttgagttatgcgacatgcatacacacatacgcacatacatacgtatatgcagacgtcacgagaaaactcgttgtaattaactcgggaaacgtcaaaatggatatttcgggcatgtgtggtcgggtcgaaaaaaaaaaacttaacattcatttgggggtaagcaaaatggaaattagggccgaaatttgattgaaactttttcgggaatacaatacttccttttttgtaaaaggaagtagaaatGTTACATTTATGTAAATGGATTGAGCAAGATATTGTTTTTATTCACTGTAGGATGTCAATAATGATGACTTGAATAAAAATTATGATTGCTCTTTCAAGATTAAGTCCCATCCCTATAACTATCTTTTAATCTTGGTAATTCTATTAACATAATAATCTCATTAAAACCGAAGTCAAGAGAAGACTttcaatgtaagaaaataaatcaatgctTTTGTTGTGACTACGTGTTTAAAGTTCTAGCTCAGTTAATTGATACTTAGCGTATATTTTTGAGACATTCGGCAGTACAGGGATAAGTTTCTTATGGAGCCAAATTAAGTCAAATCTTTCcaactaatttgttttttccaaaGACTACATGTTTTGAATCGAAATCGGTAAAAGacctaaaaattattgttattgtcATTGGAACTCAttagtaaaattataaatttgttatTTTGCAATTGAGGAACAATGACAAGtgaataagaaaaacaatatCACTACAAGCATGCATGAGTACGAATGTAACTATATGATGGATCAGTTTTACTGTATACACAAATAATACCGTTTAGAATTTTTGTGTTGAAACTATAAAAtttaggaatttttcaaattttgttaaattaaatactttttgatGGCATTGCGTTTGATAATGCTTTGaagttatttctttacttataataaagctgaaagtctgtatgactggatatctggatctctggatcgcatagcgcatagaccgtttggccgattttcattaaatttggcacaaaattagttcgtatcaTAGGGGTTCGCACGTCGAAGCGATttctcaaaaattcgattttattcttttttcattccaattttaagaacattttttcgagcaaattatcataacgtctaCGAGAAAACTACCATATGAGatcatgggcaagcaaatgaacatagcaaattaacgagaaattcattatccattatttgtaaatatacattcgaaccaaatgatcttttaattttctactacgggcaaagccgtatcgctagtaaaaaataaaaaaacccttcaaagcggatattttttttttagaatccaagtgatttcttaactaaataaataaatttaggaaaATATATCTCTCTTCATAAGTTTTCCTCagttaaatgataaaatatacaTCATAGATGTAAATGAAGTGCACAGTACCTTAAATGTGTGGTATAAATtcgtaacaaaattatttgtaattctTCGGTAAGAGATAAATGAAACCCAATGCAATCAAacattgaaatcaaaaaaataaaagtaacacaATTTGTTCAACGCCATTTCAGCAAAAATTGGTTCACATGtgatataggactaattctgtatcTGTCCCAGGCAAAaacggtcaacttaaacaggtaaGTCTGCTTACAAGGGCggtcaactttacaagttttactcCATTTGGATTTGTAAATCTTTTACCTATTTTTGTGGATGCAAGTGCAGTATATTgtaaaatttgcaattattttaagataaaaagaATGCTACTCATTCTATCTTTGTTTTTCAGGATTTCTTGTAAGAAAATCTTGACCCTGGTTTCAAGATGAAACGTAAGTAGAAAATGTCTTCCCTCACAATTTGTTTTCACAAGAAATGTATTACTTTTTTCTGTAACTGCATTACTTTTTTCTGCATTTACTGTATTAACAGTAATTGCTTATTCAGAGGTACCCATCTCCCCAAGGGCAATGGTGCAATCCCACCATCCTTTTTTGAATCAccacaaactggtagctaaaataaattttgtatgcACTCTCTTcttcaataagatgacatctgcctccagttccTTATTGATTATTCCAAACTAATGAagtcataacaaggacgaaacgtCAGTCTTTGGATTTTATGCCTTGGCTGTTTGTACAGTGCATAGTTCTACCTTTACCCTGGCTTattgcggtaacttactgctcatttttaaatgttcaaaaactcCTTATTTTATTTCCGAGAGTTACAAAATTCATATAATGTGTTACATTCCATAGAATATTTACATAGTCAGAGATATCAACAACTTCAAGTTGATATTCTACAGTAGCTTCCAAACAATAACTTCGTAATAATTGAATAATAGAGCGAGCAaagaatagtaattttaaaatattttttagtgtttaCTAGTAAGTTATTCTTACAACTTTGCCAGTAAAGAGCAGCATAGAGCCTTAATGTCATAACCGGGATGTAGGTCTATTGTATGTAGTTCTGGGTGGTAACTTACTAATTAATACATAAGCTTTGCCTTCATATCacgagttgaaccacaccattgcCGCGAACTCTCAATTGTGTGCTAAATATGTTTTAGCTACCTATGGCTGGCACTTTCAGTCTCaacgagatgacatctgcctccagatcGATTGTTGACTATTCTAGACTGTTGAGCCTTTTACAGtgacgaaactgcagtttctggatgaCATAACCGGACTGTCGATACATTGCATGAAagccatcctcatatatataattcccaatgatcgagtaacgcgcaagtttcaacaatgaaactcgcgctacggcatgataatttgagaatatgttttggtaatgtttaacatgcagggaaaggctttattgtgacaaggctgaactcgatccggtaacttaactactttactggtaagactgtgtcatttcaggtgaatgaagaaacgaaaaaatggtcagcaatgaacgctacctactggagtttagggttaatcaactggagttagggtttcaatttcaactatcagaatatcaccaaacagtcaaTGTATCGAGTCATTAAAAGCAGTAACAGTTCTCGTAAAACGCAAAACTAAAGCAGGAACAAACATGGACATAAACGATATGTTTCTGTAACAGCTTGAATTTGAACATTTGTTTTGATTGTAGTGTTATAATAGCAAAAAAAGTTACTTGTTTTCCAGTAATAGCTAAGAAAAATGTATAATCGCATTAAACTGATCACAAGGAATGctaatttgattttatttgattttaacaaAACTTAACTCTTTCGTCACAGGAAACTATGTACTCCAGCTATTTATGGATT
This genomic interval carries:
- the LOC129228285 gene encoding peritrophin-1-like is translated as MFSWLWIQIFLLATTTSASLLDCKGGSGKIPRLVPHPNNCRRIFACTDGRLQEYSCPEGEVFIAKDGECRKQEGCKKVAVSMQAYESCPEVNGPDVVLFPHPTECGMYYQCDHGVAYPRQCPKGLHYNPKLRVCDWPKNADCKARFLVRKS